A single genomic interval of Penicillium psychrofluorescens genome assembly, chromosome: 2 harbors:
- a CDS encoding uncharacterized protein (ID:PFLUO_003491-T1.cds;~source:funannotate), which produces MEELQGVQCTGVPDAPLPTSQSPPSEGHDGSRLGGLTLDGSGALLENILDPTLNEEADPAAVDVTRLTEPLLQALVDTFYSSYYPIFPIIQQHDFQWQYDRWLSMRQSGDGDRSSFSFLLYALLAVAASAIPADHAIFDQPGLQIYKRVNLGDLLYSHATSKCPGLPFQRDGKHSINAAIALGLLSLYLIEVGDVSGAWAIAGHAIHLYQGLELEELEDSTDGAPDAGETWNPRGNVWWCLYILDCSLSTALSKPMATSDTESDLRYYDDENCPALGLDAKTDPWYSVIAGFHVTISRIYRSIRWIRKSRRVQKDRMWDTLRACTKRFDAELEDYYTKQVLPKTEDPSRQVRPLALQTIAVSSYYIGIVLLYRTSIEQFNAADPETFLRCAEAASNCIQVTPRVIANVPISHFVVQQSRAVYASTKVLLHCMRLAQNVAFNGKAWRDVEMGFDMLCKIDIQWPQIGKYQQLIAGDMQRTQIDFNRHKLFHGLFDRYGQQTTGKRGGEHAEHHEVSPSTDVGQDWQPMEHQPKRYRLSQNFVRDESVSTASSARNMPRSEEPDSYAVGDQTMNIGDFVLPDLPSLSMTLEDSPSANLFGDATLMLPIDQIVS; this is translated from the coding sequence ATGGAAGAGCTCCAGGGTGTACAATGTACAGGGGTGCCAGATGCGCCGCTACCAACATCTCAGTCGCCTCCTTCCGAAGGTCATGACGGTAGTCGACTAGGAGGTCTGACTCTCGACGGCTCTGGTGCTCTGCTGGAGAACATCCTGGACCCTACGCtcaatgaagaagcagatccCGCTGCAGTCGACGTGACCCGATTGACGGAGCCCCTGCTGCAAGCTCTGGTTGACACATTCTACTCCTCTTACTACCCTATATTCCCTATTATTCAACAACATGATTTTCAATGGCAATATGATCGCTGGCTATCTATGCGCCAAAGCGGTGATGGCGATCGCAGCAGCTTTTCGTTTCTCTTGTACGCATTACTCGCCgtggcggcgtcggcgatCCCAGCGGACCACGCGATATTTGACCAACCTGGCTTGCAAATTTACAAGCGCGTAAACCTCGGAGATCTGCTTTACTCCCATGCTACTTCCAAGTGTCCAGGACTGCCATTCCAGCGGGATGGGAAACATTccatcaacgccgccatcGCGCTGGGTCTTCTCAGCCTCTACTTGATCGAAGTCGGTGACGTGAGTGGTGCATGGGCCATCGCGGGTCACGCAATCCACTTGTATCAAGGCCTGGAACTAGAGGAGCTTGAAGATAGCACAGACGGAGCGCCCGACGCTGGCGAGACTTGGAACCCACGCGGTAATGTCTGGTGGTGTTTATATATTTTGGACTGCTCTCTGTCAACGGCTTTGTCCAAGCCTATGGCGACCTCTGATACGGAGAGTGACCTAAGATACTACGACGACGAAAACTGTCCCGCACTGGGACTTGATGCCAAGACAGACCCTTGGTACTCGGTCATCGCAGGTTTTCATGTCACCATAAGCCGCATTTACAGGTCGATACGATGGATCCGCAAGTCCCGTCGAGTCCAAAAGGACAGGATGTGGGATACACTTCGGGCTTGCACGAAAAGATTTGACGCCGAACTGGAAGATTACTATACCAAGCAGGTTCTTCCGAAAACAGAGGATCCAAGCAGGCAAGTGAGACCTCTAGCGTTACAAACCATTGCCGTATCATCCTACTACATCGGGATCGTCCTTCTCTACCGGACATCTATTGAGCAGTTCAACGCCGCGGACCCGGAAACATTTCTCCGCTGCGCAGAGGCCGCATCCAACTGTATTCAGGTCACACCGCGGGTGATTGCGAACGTGCCCATTAGCCATTTCGTGGTGCAGCAGAGCCGCGCGGTCTACGCCAGTACCAAAGTTCTTTTGCACTGTATGCGCCTGGCCCAGAACGTGGCATTCAACGGCAAGGCCTGGCGCGATGTCGAGATGGGCTTTGACATGCTGTGCAAAATTGATATCCAGTGGCCCCAAATTGGGAAATACCAGCAGCTCATTGCGGGAGACATGCAGCGGACGCAGATTGACTTCAATAGGCATAAGCTGTTCCATGGATTATTTGATCGCTACGGGCAACAGACAACTGGTAAGAGAGGAGGGGAACATGCTGAGCACCACGAAGTTTCACCCAGTACCGACGTCGGTCAAGATTGGCAGCCTATGGAACACCAACCAAAGCGGTACAGGCTGTCGCAGAATTTTGTCCGCGATGAGTCTGTTTCTACTGCATCTTCGGCACGGAACATGCCGCGGAGCGAGGAGCCAGACAGCTATGCAGTGGGGGACCAAACAATGAACATCGGCGATTTTGTCCTCCCTGACCTTCCTTCGCTGTCAATGACTTTGGAAGATTCACCGTCGGCAAATCTTTTTGGTGATGCAACGTTGATGTTGCCCATTGATCAAATAGTCTCATAA
- a CDS encoding uncharacterized protein (ID:PFLUO_003493-T1.cds;~source:funannotate): protein MYLTKTINKVEICYDESGYADGPAVVLVSGWAHDLRLYDAMLPYLAGNHRVIRINWRGHGPNRDYTDDFGVEEQVNDTIHLLQALGIDRFYLVSHSHGGWPALEIADQLGKDRVLRLLMIDQIMTPPPQEFAAGLEAMQAPKTWLAARKDLFDHWLAGSSNAGVHDHLTYCMGSYGHQMWALSCRVIATAYQAHGSPMDRMRKMVNPPPIRHVFSHPLETPEYRQVHDSFSKAHPWFSYVDLEGETHFPSVELPQKVCEELEDLIEMGGTQRRNGSL from the coding sequence ATGTATCTCACCAAAACAATCAACAAAGTCGAGATATGTTATGATGAGTCCGGTTACGCCGACGGCCCAGCGGTCGTGCTAGTCTCAGGCTGGGCACACGACCTGCGTCTTTACGATGCCATGCTTCCCTATCTCGCTGGCAATCATCGAGTCATCCGTATCAATTGGCGGGGCCATGGCCCCAATCGGGACTATACAGACGATTTTGGCGTGGAAGAGCAAGTCaacgacaccatccacctTTTACAGGCACTCGGCATCGATCGATTCTATCTCGTCTCGCACTCGCATGGCGGATGGCCGGCACTGGAAATCGCAGACCAATTGGGCAAGGACCGAGTCCTTCGACTGTTGATGATCGATCAGATCATGACCCCTCCTCCACAAGAGTTTGCGGCAGGATTAGAAGCCATGCAGGCACCGAAGACCTGGTTAGCAGCACGTAAGGACCTCTTTGATCACTGGCTGGCGGGAAGCAGTAATGCGGGCGTCCATGACCATTTGACCTACTGCATGGGCAGCTACGGACACCAGATGTGGGCGCTTTCGTGTCGCGTAATTGCGACCGCTTACCAGGCTCATGGGTCTCCAATGGATCGGATGCGAAAGATGGTCAATCCACCACCGATACGTCATGTCTTCTCTCATCCGCTCGAGACACCTGAGTACCGCCAAGTGCACGACAGCTTTTCCAAGGCACATCCATGGTTCTCATATGTGGATTTGGAAGGTGAGACTCATTTCCCGAGTGTCGAGCTGCCGCAGAAAGTGTGCGAGGAGCTCGAAGACTTAATCGAGATGGGTGGAACGCAGCGACGCAATGGCTCTCTATAG
- a CDS encoding uncharacterized protein (ID:PFLUO_003490-T1.cds;~source:funannotate), translating to MAITKTSSILIIGAGTWGTSTALHLTRRGYTNVTVLDPYPVPSSISAGNDTNKVISSGQYSNRKDEIEVNEILGDQAFEGWTKDPLFQPYYHDSGLLMSACTQNGLDRLGVRVRPEDCSSLAKISTPEEFQKLAPPGVLQGEFPGWKGYFAKTGAGWAQARDALVAAAREAQRLGAKFVTGNPQGKVITLIFENNDVRGAVTADGKIWHAEQTILCAGANAGQFLDFKQQLRPTAWTLVHIKLTPEERALYKDMPVIFNIEKGFFFEPDSSGEIKICDEHPGYVNMVEFEDGPVRSIPFEKTQVPKQSELRKDLLVR from the exons ATGGCCATCACAAAAACCTCGTCCATACTGATCATTGGGGCAGGAACTTGGGGTACATCCACTGCCCTTCATCTGACTCGCCGGGGATACACCAATGTCACAGTCCTCGACCCTTATCCAGTGCCGTCCTCCATATCCGCCGGCAATGACACCAACAAGGTGATATCTTCCGGACAATACAGTAACAGAAAGGATGAAATCGAAGTCAATGAGATTCTTGGCGACCAGGCATTCGAGGGATGGACCAAGGATCCCCTCTTCCAACCGTATTACCATGACTCAGGTCTATTAATGTCCGCCTGTACACAAAATGGCCTCGACCGACTCGGAGTGCGTGTTAGGCCGGAAGACTGCTCCAGCCTGGCTAAGATCTCTACGCCAGAAGAATTTCAAAAGTTGGCTCCTCCCGGAGTGCTCCAAGGCGAGTTTCCGGGATGGAAAGGATATTTTGCCAAGACAGGTGCTGGGTGGGCTCAGGCTCGAGACGCTCTTGTTGCAGCAGCTCGCGAAGCCCAACGACTGGGAGCCAAATTTGTGACAGGCAATCCCCAAGGCAAGGTAATAACTCTCATATTCGAGAACAACGATGTTAGGGGTGCTGTTACTGCGGACGGCAAAATTTGGCACGCGGAGCAAACCATCCTATGTGCCGGTGCAAATGCTGGGCAGTTTCTCGATTTCAAACAACAGCTACGCCCGACGGCCTGGACACTGGTTCATATCAAGCTAACACCAGAGGAGCGAGCGCTTTACAAGGATATGCCTGTCATCTTCAACATCGAAAAaggtttcttctttgagcCAGATTCATCTGGTGAGATCAAAATTTGCGATGAACATCCCGGATATGTCAATATGGTGGAATTTGAGGATGGGCCAGTTCGCAGTATTCCGTTCGAAAAGACGCAGGTCCCCAAGCAATCCGAA TTACGGAAGGATTTGCTGGTGCGCTGA
- a CDS encoding uncharacterized protein (ID:PFLUO_003492-T1.cds;~source:funannotate), translating to MSQPPVIIVGAGITGLVLAQALKKHSIPCIVYERDPDPLYRGKGWGITIHWALNSLMECLPRHISDRLPEAYVDPEATRNGDNGQFLFFNLRTGEALWQVPPSKRIRMAREKFRRLLMDGIEVQWNHTFDSFGPADDGAVRATFTTPNGTHTAEGSIIVGCDGSRSRVRASLFPSPSVHENYHLPVRLLGVSTIYPRELAAKMRALDPFFFQGGDPLTNASHWFSFLDSAETSGRGDETRDCQILVSWPHRRGFLGEDAPLDVPAKSRERVAFMKRVASGWADPFHEIVQSIPEDAEPKTISLEDWVPPNDQWTNIPGSEHVVLVGDSAHAMTMYRGEAANHGIMDVESLLSAILPALKTNDGGLGECLREACKTYTKGMVERTAPAVLKSRQACLDAHVYERINDDSPLIQRRAAAVQEPKLVEPVLAA from the exons ATGTCGCAACCGCCTGTCATCATCGTGGGTGCAGGCATCACAGGCCTGGTTCTGGCGCAAGCCCTCAAGAAGCACTCCATCCCTTGTATTGTCTACGAGAGGGACCCCGATCCGTTGTATCGGGGCAAGGGCTGGGGCATCACCATCCATTGGGCTCTCAACTCGCTGATGGAATGTCTGCCTCGTCACATCTCCGATCGTCTGCCGGAGGCATACGTGGATCCTGAAGCGACCCGCAACGGCGACAATGGACAATTCTTGTTCTTCAATTTGCGCACCGGCGAGGCGCTTTGGCAAGTGCCACCAAGTAAGCGAATTCGAATGGCCCGTGAGAAGTTCCGAAGACTCTTGATGGATGGGATTGAAGTCCAG TGGAACCACACCTTCGACTCTTTTGGGCCCGCAGATGATGGCGCAGTGAGAGCGACTTTCACCACTCCCAATGGAACGCACACAGCAGAGGGCTCGATCATTGTCGGATGCGACGGCTCACGTTCCCGTGTTCGCgcttctctctttcccaGCCCATCAGTGCACGAGAATTACCACTTGCCGGTCCGACTCCTCGGCGTGAGTACCATCTATCCCCGCGAGCTTGCCGCCAAAATGCGCGCGTTAGatccctttttcttccaaGGCGGTGACCCACTCACAAATGCGTCCCACTGGTTTTCATTTCTGGACAGCGCCGAGACAAGCGGCCGCGGCGATGAAACCCGAGACTGCCAGATCCTCGTCTCCTGGCCGCACCGCCGGGGCTTTTTAGGTGAGGATGCACCGTTGGACGTTCCCGCGAAAAGCCGTGAGCGTGTGGCGTTCATGAAGAGGGTGGCCAGCGGCTGGGCGGACCCGTTTCATGAGATTGTCCAGTCTATCCCGGAAGATGCAGAGCCGAAGACAATATCACTCGAGGACTGGGTGCCGCCAAACGACCAGTGGACGAATATTCCTGGATCGGAACACGTCGTACTGGTTGGTGATTCTGCGCATGCCATGACAATGTACAGAGGCGAGGCTGCAAACCATGGTATTATGGACGTGGAATCGCTCTTGTCGGCGATCCTGCCAGCGCTGAAGACAAACGATGGTGGTCTTGGGGAGTGCCTGAGGGAGGCGTGTAAGACTTACACGAAGGGAATGGTTGAGAGAACGGCGCCAGCAGTCCTGAAAAGTCGGCAGGCGTGCTTAGACGCCCACGTCTATGAAAGGATAAACGACGACAGTCCTTTGATACAAAGAAGGGCTGCTGCTGTACAGGAGCCGAAGCTTGTTGAACCTGTTTTGGCTGCATGA